A single Carettochelys insculpta isolate YL-2023 chromosome 2, ASM3395843v1, whole genome shotgun sequence DNA region contains:
- the FBXO43 gene encoding F-box only protein 43: MSESCSVLCIFKRGRLSSSNSVKYSSFKDSSSASIFHDSGYNSSLKDPSLDHTDAEHKDELRTSSHSLLHEYCEHSHPNLIIPVLSPIENEKNSVSLFERKEGTVTTDFFETPKVSKKDSSLRRRLLLSKTALGSTVGGFERQANSSCCSKKNILPHALSFEERLSKSSSYSPRDNTYKPLATSTLKTEESSPVCQKFRLAFSQQRTSTIDDSKCKNNCLLEPECLSPIHPNISKDSILDKTPNQFSDSALVSANDESTYLELLSTPTCCMLSNTNENKVVTSVSNLIADFNLDLLDINAPPTHVVNGSDISVPEDSRFDSLVLGKSEDSSSDHEGSFQELLQKQKEVSELLDAKRKLRKLDRVRRLSTLRERGSQSETEEDYNVTLITSEHKSKVSRDPASEDRGLVFNENSGDFVLNLGDLSRTPALQVVHEIFMRSKRKGAQKNGLLENTGRADMSVLEHILSGLIGKKMGLEKLDILTELKYRDLKHILAIVLDAVTVESLCSIWKVSKNWREIVIQDKNAYLRRKLYIKQLKMEAGGCPLHVEDAATRLNILSRSALRPVQAQAKTAVLQTPPSCNELLTPTACSSVPQSASKQEEYVKIAKTLFIDEALKPCPRCHYPAKYQLLKKRGLCSREACAFDFCILCLCTFHGSKECSSASAKWRNKKDALPGSAQSKRNLKRL, from the exons ATGTCAGAGAGCTGCTCAGTgctgtgtatttttaaaagaggACGATTGTCTTCTAGCAACAGTGTGAAATATTCCAGCTTTAAAGACTCTTCTTCTGCTTCCATATTTCATGACAGCGGATACAATTCATCATTAAAAGACCCTAGCTTAGATCATACTGATGCAGAACATAAAGATGAACTGAGGACAAGCAGTCATTCATTACTGCATGAGTATTGTGAACATTCACACCCTAATTTAATAATTCCAGTGTTGTCTCCCATTGAAAATGAGAAGAATTCTGTCTCCTTATTTGAAAGAAAAGAGGGAACTGTAACTACAGATTTTTTCGAAACCCCTAAAGTAAGTAAAAAAGATTCATCGCTGCGTAGGAGACTACTTCTGTCCAAAACTGCTTTGGGAAGCACTGTGGGAGGCTTCGAAAGACAAGCCAATTCTTCCTGTTGCAGTAAGAAAAACATATTGCCTCATGCTCTCAGTTTTGAAGAAAGACTTTCAAAAAGTTCTTCGTATTCTCCAAGAGATAACACATACAAACCTCTAGCtactagcactttaaaaactgaaGAGTCTAGTCCTGTTTGCCAAAAATTTAGGCTTGCCTTTTCACAACAAAGGACGTCTACAATAGATGATTCCAAATGTAAAAACAACTGCTTATTAGAACCTGAATGTTTATCTCCAATTCACCCTAATATTTCTAAGGACAGTATTCTTGACAAGACTCCTAATCAGTTCAGTGATAGTGCCCTTGTAAGTGCTAATGATGAAAGCACTTACCTGGAATTGCTCTCTACCCCTACATGTTGTATGTTGTCTAACACAAATGAGAATAAAGTTGTGACTTCAGTTAGCAACCTGATAGCAGATTTTAATTTGGATTTACTTGACATAAATGCTCCCCCCACTCATGTGGTAAATGGCTCAGACATTTCAGTGCCTGAAGATAGCAGGTTTGATTCCCTTGTTCTGGGTAAATCGGAAGATTCCTCTTCAGATCATGAGGGATCTTTCCAAGAACTTCTTCAAAAACAGAAGGAAGTGTCAGAACTTCTGGATGCTAAAAGAAAATTGAGAAAACTAGACCGAGTGAGGAGGTTATCCACTCTTCGGGAACGGGGCTCACAGTCGGAGACAGAAGAAGACTATAATGTTACACTAATTACTTCAGAACATAAATCAAAAGTATCAAGAGACCCTGCCAGTGAAGACAGGGGATTGGTTTTTAATGAGAATAGTGGAGATTTTGTTCTAAATCTTGGGGATTTATCAAGAACACCTGCTTTACAGGTAGTCCATGAAATCTTCATGCGAAGCAAAAGAAAAGGAGCACAAAAAAATGGACTCTTGGAGAACACGGGGAGAGCTGACATGTCTGTATTAGAACATATTCTTTCCGGACTTATAGGCAAAAAAATGGGCCTTGAAAAATTAGATATTTTAACAGAATTAAAATACAGAGATTTAAAGCATATTCTTGCTATAGTTTTAGATGCCGTGACTGTGGAAAGTCTGTGCAG CATTTGGAAAGTAAGCAAGAACTGGCGTGAAATTGTTATTCAAGACAAAAATGCATATCTCAGAAGAAAGCTGTACATAAAACAGCTGAAGATGGAAGCTGGG GGATGTCCCTTGCATGTTGAAGATGCTGCCACGCGACTTAATATTTTAAGTAGATCTGCTCTAAGGCCTGTCCAAGCTCAAGCTAAAACTGCTGTTTTGCAAACGCCACCTTCTTGCAATGAGCTTTTAACAcctactgcatgcagttctgttcCCCAGTCAGCTAGTAAACAGGAAGAGTATGTTAAG ATTGCTAAAACCCTTTTTATTGATGAAGCTTTAAAACCTTGCCCGAGATGTCATTACCCAGCTAAATATCAGCTGTTAAAGAAAAGGGGACTATGTAGCCGAGAAGCCTGTGCATTTGACttttgtattttgtgtttgtgCACTTTCCATGGGTCAAAAGAATGCAGTAGTGCATCTGCAAAGTGGCGAAATaaaaaagatgctcttccaggAAGTGCCCAAAGCAAGAGAAATTTAAAACGACTCTAA